GCCGCAGCTGTTCAAGCAGCTGCTCATGGTCGGCGGCATCGAGCGCTACTACCAGATCGCGCGCTGCTACCGCGACGAGGACTTCCGCGCCGACCGCCAGCCCGAGTTCACCCAGCTCGACATCGAGATGAGCTTCGTCGAGCAGGAAGACGTCATCCTGCTGGCCGAGGACATTCTGGCCGCGCTGTGGAAGCTGGTCGGCCACGAGATCTCCACCCCGATCCCGCACATGACCTACGCCGACGCCATGCGCCGCTACGGCTCCGACAAGCCCGACCTGCGCTTCGGCATCGAGATCACCGAGATGATGGAGTACTTCAAGGACACCGAGTTCCGGGTGTTCCAGGCTCCCTACGTCGGTGCGGTCGTCATGCCGGGCGGCGCCGCGCAGCCGCGCCGCCAGTTCGACGCCTGGCAGGAGTGGGCCAAGCAGCGCGGCGCGAAGGGCCTGGCCTACATCACCTTCCAGGAGGACGGCACCCTCGGCGGACCGGTCGCCAAGAACCTCACCGACGCCGAGCGCGAGGGCCTGGCCAAGCAGGTCGGCGCCAACCCGGGCGACTGCGTGTTCTTCGCCGCCGGTGACGCCAAGTCCAGCCGGGCGCTGCTGGGCGCGGCGCGCGGCGAGATCGCCCGCAAGTGCGGACTCATCGACGAGGACGCGTGGGCGTTCGTGTGGATCGTGGACGCGCCGATGTTCGAGCCCGCCGCCGACGCCACCGCCAGCGGCGATGTGGCGCTGGGACATTCGGCCTGGACCGCGGTGCACCACGCGTTCACCTCGCCCAAGCCCGAGCACCTCGACACCTTCGACACCGATCCGGGCGCGGCGCTGGCCTACGCCTACGACATCGTCTGCAACGGCAACGAGATCGGCGGCGGCTCGATCCGTATCCACCGCCGCGACGTGCAGGAGCGGGTGTTCACCGTGATGGGCATCGGCGAGGAGGAGGCGCAGGACAAGTTCGGCTTCCTGCTCGACGCCTTCTCCTTCGGCGCCCCGCCCATGGGCGGCATCGCCTTCGGCTGGGACCGCATCACCGCGCTGCTGGCCGGGGTCGACTCGATCCGCGAGGTCATCGCGTTCCCGAAGTCCGGCGGCGGCGTCGACCCGCTGACCGACGCGCCGACCCCGATCACCCTGCAGCAGCGTCAGGAAGCGGGCCTCAACGCCAAGCTCGACGCGAACGGCAACCCCGTCAAGGACGACGCGAAGTAGGCGGCGCACCACCGAAAGACAGCGCCCTCCGGTGAACACCGGAGGGCGCAGTCGGTTTTCGGTCGCGGCTCACACGACCAGACGACCCGTCATGGTGCGGTAGGCGTAGGTGGTGCCGATGGCGGTCACCGGGCCGGCGACCACCAGACCCAGCCCGCAGAACAGCAGCCCGATCGCGGTGATCACGAACACCGCCAGCGCCAGCAGCGCCACGTGCAGCGCGTTGGCGATCACCAGCCGGACGCTGGCCTGGATGGCGGCCAGCGGATTGAGGTCCTGGTCGATCACGAAATGCAGTGCGAACATGCACAGCACGCCCACGATGATCGCGGGGAACACGCACGCGATGGCGGCGACGAAGCACAGCGCGAACACGATGAGCGCGGTGATGAGCACATTGCCGGCATTCACGAAGCCGAAGAAGGACGGGAAATCCGGTGGGGTGCCGTCGGTTTCGTAGAGCGCGCCGCGGATCATGGCGGCCTGCAGCAGCCACACCACCAGCGACACCACCGCGAACAACAGGACCACCGCCGAGAGCGACTGCACGTCAAGCAGTCTCACCAGCAAGGTGACCAGCAGCCAGGCGATCAGTCCGATCAGCACCATGCCGACCCAGGGAACGGGATTGAGCCGGAAGCGATCCCAGCCGTAGGTCAGGGCCGCACCGACGTCGAGCCGCTCGCGCGGCGGGCTGAACTGGCTCGGCGGGGCGGGGTCGTGGGGTCCGGGACCGCCCGGCTGCGGAGGGCCGGCCGGCGGAAATCCGCCCGGCGGAGGCGGATTGCCCGGCGGCATCCCGCTCTGCGTCGGCATCGCGGCGCCGTAGCCGGGCGGTGGCAGCGGCGCGCCCGACTGCGGGGGCAGCGCCGGCGGGGGTTCCACGGCCTCGCTGCCGTAGTGCGCCGCGCCGGGACCGTCGAACTGCGGGTATCCGGCCAGACCGGGCAATTGGTGGCGGCCGGGCGCGGGGGTGGGCTCGGGCGCGCCGGAAAACGGTGCGGGCTCGGGGTTTTGGTGTTGACCGGTGCGCGGCGGATACTGCTCCCCGCCCCCGGCGCCGGGACGTTCGCCGGCGGGGCCATACGGTGCTGAGGGCGGCGTGCCAGTCATGGTCGCAAGCCTTTCACATTTGCCGGTTTACGGTGTGGCGCACAGCAAGTGACCATGAGACAACTAGACCCTCCTGGTTGTGTCAAGCAACCAGCGCCGTGTGGGCAAACCCTTCACAAAGACACGCCGTCCGACGCGCGAAAGGTTGCGCAACCGCTCGCTGAAAGTGACCTGACGGGAGTAACTTGGGTTCCGATGACCGCACTATTGGCCGAACGCGCCGCCGAAGTCGTGTCCGCGGCACAACAGTTGCTCACAAAGCGAATGGGTGCCCCGGTGAAGCTGAGCGATCCGATGGAACTCAGCGGTAGTGGTAGGACGACGGTTCTCCGTGTCCGCGTCGCGGAGAACGCCTTTTCGCTACCGCGCACCCTGATAGTGAAGCAGGTTGCGGGCCCGGCGAATCAGCGACGCACCGGTGGCATGGCCCCCGGTGTCGCCAGCATCGATTCCGCGTTCCTGCGCGAGGCGGTGTCCTATCAGTTCACCACCGCCCTCGGCCGCGATCATCGGCCCGGCGCCTACCTGCTCGGCTACAGCCTGCCCGACCGCCTGCTCATTCTCAGCGACCTCGGCGAGAACACCTCGCTCACCGCGGTGCTGCAGTCCGGCGTCGAACCCAGCGGGCGCAATGCGCTGATGGCGTTCGCGCAGGCACTGGGCCGCATGCACGCCGCGACCGTCGGGCGCGAGGCGGACTTCGTGGCGCTGCTGCGGCGAGTGGACGTGGTGCATCGGGTCGACGGCATCGCGCAGCAGGCCGAATCCGCGGTCGCGGAGGTGCCGCTCATGCTGCAGCGCGAGATGGGCATCGAGGTGCCCGGCGAGATCGCCGAACGCATCGTGCGCGGCAATCGCCTGTTCTCCGCGGGCCGCTACCGCGCGTTCAGTCCCTCGGACCTGTGCCCGGACAATGTGATCCTCAACGAGGAGGGCGCGCGGTTCCTCGACTACGAGTGGGGCGGTTTCCGCGACGCCACCCTCGACATCGCCTACGCGCTGGTCTCCTTCCCGGGCTGCCTGTGCGATTTCGAGCTCTCCCGCGAACGCGCCCGCCAGATGGTGGAGGCGTGGCGGTCCGAGGTGGTCGCGGTGTGGCCGGCCCTCGCCGACGACACTGTGCTCGCCGAGCGCATTCTCGAGGCGCGGCTCATCTGGGTGTGGCTGTCGACCTACTGGTTCCTGCCCGCCGACCACGCCCGCATCGCCGCCGCCCGCGAGCACGGACTGTCGATTCCGCGGTCGGCCGCTTTGATCAACCGCTGGGCCGCGTTGGCCGAGGACGCGCGCTGCACCGGCGACGACACCCTGGGCGATTTCGCCGAGCATGTGTCGGCGACGCTGGAAGAGCACTGGGAGGAGTAGTCCTCCGCGGGCTGCGGGCCGGTCGTGGCCGGGTTCGGCGAACGTGTCGGAGCCGGTCGGTAGGGTCATGGGCGTGAGTGATGGGCTGTTCGACGCGCCGGGCGCGCAGGCCGTCGCCGACGATTTCGAGGCGGCGTCGGCGCGGACCCCCCAGGGTGACGACCGCTTCGCGCCGTTGGCCGTGCGCATGCGGCCGCGCACCCTCGACGAGGTGGTGGGGCAGCAGCATCTGCTCGGGCCGGGTTCGCCCTTGCGGCGGCTGGTCGAGGGGTCCGGGGCGGCCTCGGTGCTGCTGTACGGACCGCCCGGCACGGGCA
This sequence is a window from Nocardia yunnanensis. Protein-coding genes within it:
- the aspS gene encoding aspartate--tRNA ligase; translation: MLRTHLAGSLRSEHAGQTVTLTGWVARRRDHGGVIFIDLRDASGVAQAVFREGEPAEAAHKLRNEFVVKVVGVVEDRPAGSENPNLPTGAIEVNVTELEVLNEAAPLPFQLDDEPGEEARLRYRYLDLRREGPAHAIRLRSKVNAAAREVLARHAFVEVETPTMTRSTPEGARDFLVPARLQPGKFYALPQSPQLFKQLLMVGGIERYYQIARCYRDEDFRADRQPEFTQLDIEMSFVEQEDVILLAEDILAALWKLVGHEISTPIPHMTYADAMRRYGSDKPDLRFGIEITEMMEYFKDTEFRVFQAPYVGAVVMPGGAAQPRRQFDAWQEWAKQRGAKGLAYITFQEDGTLGGPVAKNLTDAEREGLAKQVGANPGDCVFFAAGDAKSSRALLGAARGEIARKCGLIDEDAWAFVWIVDAPMFEPAADATASGDVALGHSAWTAVHHAFTSPKPEHLDTFDTDPGAALAYAYDIVCNGNEIGGGSIRIHRRDVQERVFTVMGIGEEEAQDKFGFLLDAFSFGAPPMGGIAFGWDRITALLAGVDSIREVIAFPKSGGGVDPLTDAPTPITLQQRQEAGLNAKLDANGNPVKDDAK
- a CDS encoding phosphotransferase family protein; amino-acid sequence: MTALLAERAAEVVSAAQQLLTKRMGAPVKLSDPMELSGSGRTTVLRVRVAENAFSLPRTLIVKQVAGPANQRRTGGMAPGVASIDSAFLREAVSYQFTTALGRDHRPGAYLLGYSLPDRLLILSDLGENTSLTAVLQSGVEPSGRNALMAFAQALGRMHAATVGREADFVALLRRVDVVHRVDGIAQQAESAVAEVPLMLQREMGIEVPGEIAERIVRGNRLFSAGRYRAFSPSDLCPDNVILNEEGARFLDYEWGGFRDATLDIAYALVSFPGCLCDFELSRERARQMVEAWRSEVVAVWPALADDTVLAERILEARLIWVWLSTYWFLPADHARIAAAREHGLSIPRSAALINRWAALAEDARCTGDDTLGDFAEHVSATLEEHWEE